One region of Paenibacillus polymyxa M1 genomic DNA includes:
- a CDS encoding glycoside hydrolase family 25 protein, giving the protein MQNRSPNAAEGIDVSRYQGTIDWKRVRADGKSFAFIKASQGQRYVDPTFITNAKGIKAAGLLLGAYHFVDATSVNAAKAEARHFAEVLDQVGGAKALDLPAVMDYENNPGKLNSAAIHEVALAFLTEFERVSGRKPMVYTGNAFAAHFKALLGSYKLWIARYSTRVPSDTTAWRRWDFWQYSDSGRVDGIQGPVDLNVYAGTEAELRQAFAGEEGEEPMTAEEKAAFKALQQQVTTLENSRDVLKQTLNEQSAYIKKVDQRVAELEARQAMPVPAWAKEAMVAAVAVNPASPIVDAKLPSSYDFYRLLVVLNRLGAFKTTK; this is encoded by the coding sequence ATGCAAAATCGCAGCCCTAATGCTGCCGAAGGCATTGACGTATCCCGATATCAGGGAACGATTGATTGGAAACGTGTGCGAGCCGATGGTAAATCGTTTGCATTTATTAAAGCAAGTCAAGGACAGCGTTACGTTGATCCGACGTTTATTACGAATGCAAAAGGGATCAAGGCAGCCGGGCTTCTGCTGGGAGCTTACCATTTTGTAGATGCGACCAGTGTAAACGCAGCCAAAGCGGAAGCCAGACATTTCGCCGAGGTGCTGGATCAGGTGGGTGGTGCGAAAGCGCTGGACTTGCCAGCGGTGATGGATTATGAAAATAATCCGGGAAAGCTTAATTCGGCCGCGATTCATGAGGTAGCGCTGGCATTTTTGACGGAATTTGAACGAGTAAGCGGCCGCAAGCCGATGGTATATACAGGCAATGCTTTTGCTGCCCATTTTAAAGCCCTACTGGGTAGTTATAAGCTGTGGATTGCACGTTATAGTACACGGGTGCCTAGTGATACAACAGCATGGAGGCGCTGGGACTTCTGGCAATACAGTGACAGTGGACGGGTTGATGGCATTCAAGGGCCTGTTGATCTGAATGTATATGCCGGAACAGAGGCTGAGCTACGCCAAGCATTTGCAGGAGAAGAGGGGGAAGAGCCAATGACAGCAGAGGAAAAAGCGGCATTTAAGGCCCTGCAGCAGCAGGTCACCACCCTTGAAAATAGTAGAGATGTGCTCAAGCAAACATTAAATGAACAGAGTGCTTACATTAAAAAGGTGGATCAGCGAGTAGCTGAACTGGAGGCGCGTCAGGCTATGCCTGTACCGGCCTGGGCCAAGGAAGCGATGGTTGCTGCCGTTGCAGTTAATCCGGCAAGCCCGATTGTGGATGCGAAGCTGCCAAGCAGTTATGATTTTTATCGCTTACTGGTCGTGCTGAACCGTCTGGGTGCGTTTAAAACAACCAAGTAA
- a CDS encoding YmfQ family protein encodes MSSERGRELLSYLPAYYETSRVMRSDMDAKGSELDALYLAMDATVGQFFVRTATWGLERWEMELGIETDLAKPLDQRRAVVESKLRGAGTFSGRLVKNVAEAYDGGTVEVTFHPAEWGFTVKFIDTIGIPPNVEDLKAAIEEIKPAHMAVEYKLRYLTIAEVESMTLYENEHTTQDRYLGGGA; translated from the coding sequence ATGAGCAGCGAGCGGGGACGCGAGCTGCTTTCCTATTTGCCAGCCTATTATGAAACCTCACGTGTGATGCGTTCTGATATGGATGCTAAAGGAAGCGAATTGGACGCTTTGTATCTGGCAATGGACGCAACGGTGGGACAGTTTTTCGTACGTACTGCCACCTGGGGGTTGGAACGCTGGGAAATGGAGCTGGGGATCGAAACCGACCTGGCGAAGCCATTGGATCAACGGCGTGCCGTGGTGGAATCGAAGCTGCGAGGGGCAGGAACTTTTTCCGGCCGGCTTGTTAAAAATGTAGCTGAAGCGTATGACGGAGGCACGGTAGAGGTTACTTTTCATCCTGCCGAATGGGGATTTACGGTCAAATTTATAGATACCATTGGGATTCCTCCCAACGTGGAGGACCTGAAAGCAGCCATTGAGGAGATCAAGCCCGCTCACATGGCAGTGGAGTATAAATTACGTTACCTGACCATTGCCGAAGTGGAGTCTATGACCCTCTATGAAAATGAACATACAACACAGGATAGATATTTAGGAGGTGGCGCATAA
- a CDS encoding phage holin family protein, which translates to MHEKIDQIWLGFSTGTLIGYFFGGWTTMLTLLWWMVVIDFFTGWAAAWINGELKSRQGYYGIFRKVTVFLLITVAHLIDGILGDAHYFRDAVVFFYLANELLSIIENVGRMGVPMPDILRNAVAIFESKSSGKKIKPTDPSDKENKAS; encoded by the coding sequence ATGCATGAAAAGATCGATCAGATTTGGCTGGGGTTTTCCACGGGGACCTTGATCGGTTATTTTTTCGGGGGGTGGACTACAATGTTGACGTTGCTGTGGTGGATGGTCGTGATCGACTTTTTCACCGGATGGGCAGCGGCCTGGATTAATGGGGAGCTGAAAAGCCGCCAAGGGTATTACGGTATTTTTCGCAAGGTTACCGTGTTTTTGCTCATTACGGTAGCCCATCTGATCGACGGTATTCTCGGGGATGCACATTACTTCCGGGATGCCGTCGTTTTCTTTTATTTGGCGAACGAGCTGTTGTCCATTATAGAAAATGTGGGCAGAATGGGAGTGCCGATGCCGGATATTTTGCGGAATGCGGTAGCCATTTTTGAGTCCAAATCGAGTGGGAAAAAAATAAAGCCAACCGACCCTTCCGACAAAGAAAATAAAGCTTCATAA
- the nikC gene encoding nickel transporter permease, translated as MSQFSMQPNNIPTTRSPLAYSPVVSGPWRDAWRAFRHNKMAFVGLSIIIFFVIIALIAPWIAPFDYKEQNLVSRLQPPSAEHWFGTDDLGRDLLTRTLYGARISLWVGFLSVIGSMIVGTALGLIAGFYGKWADMIISRLFDILLAFPGILLAIAIVAILGPSLENALYAIAIVNVPTYGRLVRSKVLSVKTEEYITSARALGANNRRIILRYILPNSLTPIIVQGTLGIGTAIIEAAALGFLGLGAQPPEPEWGKMLSDSRQYIQNAPWTVIFPGISIMLTVLGFNLMGDGLRDVLDPRAKR; from the coding sequence ATGTCACAATTTTCAATGCAACCCAATAACATACCGACAACACGCAGTCCATTGGCATATTCGCCTGTCGTGTCAGGCCCTTGGAGAGATGCGTGGAGAGCTTTTCGCCACAACAAGATGGCATTCGTCGGTCTGAGCATTATTATCTTCTTTGTCATCATTGCTTTGATCGCGCCCTGGATCGCTCCTTTTGACTATAAAGAGCAAAATTTGGTGAGCCGCTTGCAGCCTCCTTCCGCAGAGCATTGGTTCGGTACCGATGATCTTGGTCGAGATTTATTGACCCGTACGCTGTATGGCGCCAGAATCTCGTTGTGGGTCGGTTTCTTGTCCGTTATTGGTTCAATGATTGTAGGAACGGCCTTAGGATTAATTGCCGGATTTTATGGAAAATGGGCTGATATGATCATTTCGCGCCTATTCGATATCTTGCTGGCATTTCCGGGTATTTTGCTGGCAATTGCTATTGTGGCCATTCTGGGGCCTTCGTTGGAAAATGCGTTATACGCCATTGCCATTGTCAATGTACCAACGTATGGGCGATTGGTTCGCTCCAAGGTGCTGAGTGTTAAAACGGAGGAGTATATTACTTCTGCGCGGGCGCTTGGGGCTAATAATCGGCGCATCATACTCCGTTATATTCTGCCTAATAGCCTGACACCGATCATCGTACAGGGAACATTGGGGATTGGAACGGCCATCATTGAAGCAGCAGCGCTCGGATTTCTCGGTTTGGGTGCACAACCTCCTGAGCCTGAGTGGGGCAAAATGTTGTCCGATTCGCGGCAATATATCCAAAATGCGCCGTGGACAGTTATTTTCCCAGGCATATCTATCATGCTGACCGTATTGGGCTTTAATCTGATGGGGGATGGCCTGCGGGATGTTTTGGACCCAAGAGCAAAGCGTTAG
- a CDS encoding baseplate J/gp47 family protein, producing MADLPEYLVDQTEEEILNRMLEKVPSDIDKSEGSFIWDAQAPVAFMLSEAAIWAQELLRRGFASTAASDNPDFRSPELDLRTAEHGVTRREAVAASGKVRFTGTAGTTVPAGTLVATPADDVSGEASIEYATTASVTLDEQGTGEAVIRAVNPGRRGNVPAGVIQVMATPISGVSSVINTEETKSGTDVESDQLLLERFYAKVRNQGTSGNKAQYTQWANEIAGVGGVEVVPLWKGPGTVGLYVLDTDKRAASPDIVAAVQKYIDPTQDGQGEGLAPAGPVVTVMPAAEVEINISVKVQRTKEKPSTLDEIKKLIENGVRTYLKQLAFYKADPLVRYTRISAVLLDIPIIIDFSELKINGQSNQNIEIGSGQVAVLGTVSVSE from the coding sequence ATGGCAGACTTGCCGGAATATTTGGTAGACCAGACGGAAGAAGAAATTTTAAATCGGATGCTGGAAAAAGTGCCCTCGGACATCGATAAGTCTGAGGGCTCTTTTATTTGGGATGCGCAGGCGCCGGTGGCATTTATGCTCTCTGAAGCCGCAATCTGGGCGCAGGAGCTGCTGCGTCGGGGGTTTGCCAGCACAGCAGCCAGCGATAACCCAGATTTTCGCTCGCCGGAGCTGGATTTGCGGACAGCAGAACATGGAGTGACACGGCGGGAAGCCGTTGCTGCTTCAGGTAAGGTCAGGTTCACAGGCACAGCGGGAACAACTGTCCCAGCGGGAACGTTGGTGGCGACTCCGGCAGATGATGTATCCGGGGAAGCCTCCATTGAGTATGCGACCACGGCATCGGTCACGCTGGATGAACAGGGTACAGGAGAAGCAGTCATTCGGGCGGTTAATCCCGGACGCCGCGGCAATGTTCCAGCAGGCGTCATCCAGGTGATGGCTACTCCGATTAGCGGGGTTTCCTCTGTGATCAATACGGAGGAAACCAAAAGCGGCACAGACGTTGAGAGCGACCAACTGTTGCTGGAGCGTTTTTATGCCAAGGTGCGGAATCAGGGCACAAGCGGTAACAAGGCACAGTATACCCAGTGGGCGAATGAGATAGCTGGCGTTGGTGGCGTGGAGGTTGTTCCGCTGTGGAAAGGGCCAGGAACAGTGGGGTTATATGTGCTGGATACGGATAAACGAGCAGCCAGCCCGGATATCGTGGCTGCAGTGCAGAAGTATATTGATCCGACCCAGGATGGGCAAGGCGAAGGGCTAGCACCAGCGGGCCCCGTGGTGACGGTTATGCCAGCGGCTGAAGTGGAAATAAACATTTCGGTCAAGGTACAGCGCACCAAAGAGAAGCCGTCCACACTGGATGAAATCAAAAAACTGATTGAAAACGGTGTGCGGACGTATTTGAAGCAGCTTGCTTTTTACAAGGCAGACCCGTTGGTACGATATACCCGGATTTCTGCTGTGCTGCTGGACATTCCGATTATTATTGATTTCTCTGAACTGAAAATTAATGGACAGAGCAATCAGAATATTGAGATTGGATCAGGTCAGGTGGCCGTGCTGGGGACGGTGAGCGTCAGTGAGTAA
- a CDS encoding ABC transporter permease, with amino-acid sequence MNSYIVKRLAILIPVLLGMTLIVFSIIHAIPGDPAETILGDKATEQSKQALREQLGLDKPWLQQYGTYLSELARGDLGDSIRTRQPIAREMVPYLAATLELTVASMFFAVVVGMNAGIVSAWKRNSWFDYVSMVIALVGVSMPIFWLGLMEQWIFANKLHWLPSIGRMNSRDPVEAVTHLAVIDAFIGGRMDQVWTVIKHLILPSIALGTIPMAVIARITRSSMLEVMDADYIRTARAKGLASFQVVYKHALKNAAIPVLTVIGLQTGSLLGGAVLTETIFAWPGIGRYIFEAISSRDYPVIQSGILIIAFLFVIINLIVDLLYAVLDRRIRYQ; translated from the coding sequence ATGAACTCATATATTGTAAAAAGGCTGGCCATATTGATTCCCGTATTGCTGGGGATGACGCTTATCGTGTTTTCGATTATTCATGCTATTCCCGGTGATCCGGCAGAAACGATACTCGGGGACAAGGCCACGGAACAGTCCAAACAGGCGCTGCGTGAGCAATTAGGGCTGGATAAGCCGTGGCTACAGCAATATGGGACCTATCTAAGTGAACTGGCACGAGGGGACTTGGGCGATTCCATTCGCACCCGGCAGCCGATTGCCCGGGAAATGGTCCCTTATCTGGCGGCTACGCTGGAGTTGACGGTAGCAAGCATGTTTTTTGCCGTTGTCGTGGGTATGAATGCAGGCATCGTGAGTGCCTGGAAGCGAAATTCCTGGTTTGACTATGTCAGCATGGTCATTGCCCTGGTCGGAGTATCGATGCCGATTTTTTGGTTAGGCTTGATGGAGCAATGGATCTTTGCTAATAAGCTGCATTGGCTCCCTTCCATCGGACGCATGAATTCCCGTGATCCGGTGGAAGCTGTGACACATCTAGCCGTGATTGATGCGTTCATAGGTGGACGCATGGATCAGGTGTGGACCGTCATCAAGCATTTGATCCTGCCCAGTATCGCACTGGGGACGATTCCAATGGCGGTCATAGCGCGTATTACCCGTTCCAGCATGCTGGAGGTTATGGATGCGGACTATATCCGCACGGCTCGGGCGAAGGGGCTGGCATCTTTTCAAGTCGTGTACAAACATGCGCTTAAAAATGCTGCGATCCCTGTGCTTACTGTCATCGGTCTTCAGACTGGATCGTTACTGGGAGGCGCCGTACTGACAGAGACTATATTTGCCTGGCCTGGCATCGGACGGTACATTTTTGAAGCGATCAGCTCGCGTGACTATCCGGTTATCCAAAGCGGAATTTTAATCATTGCGTTCCTGTTCGTCATCATTAATCTGATTGTCGATTTGCTGTACGCTGTTCTCGACCGGCGTATTCGTTATCAGTAA
- a CDS encoding ABC transporter substrate-binding protein, translated as MSKKYVKHKIWTVLLVLALGTVLVLSGCGGSGEGAKPEAGQPPGGAGEGAQDTLIYGRGGDSVALDPAIVTESESLKIGMQVFDTLLEYKESTTEIQPGLAESWEVSPDGLVYTFKLRQGVKFHDGSDFNAEAVVFNFDRWVDPKSPYKFEGDSFDYYDSMFGPDGSRVIKEVKAVDANTVQFTLNKPQAPFLQNIAMPSFSIASPKAIKEKKADFKSNPVGTGPFVFKEWKRNDTITLEKNPTYWKEGQPKLAKVIVRSIPDNTARFNALQNGEIDLMEDLNPDDAKQLEGNSELVKIERPSFNVAYIGFNLKKKTFNNPKVRQALNHAVNKQAIIDALFAGEAKPAVNPMPPTLWGYDESIQDYTYDLKKAKFLLAEAGFPNGLPEPLTFYAMPVSRPYMPDGKKVAEAIQADFEKIGVKVNIQSPEWATYLDDLKAGEKDDLYMLGWNGDNGDPDNFLYTLLDKDTIPGNNRSFYVNEELHKILVKAQVEVDQDKRAELYKQAQVIIKQDAPWIPLVHSTPLMAGKANLKGFVPSPAGIEAYSNIYFE; from the coding sequence ATGAGCAAAAAGTACGTAAAACACAAAATCTGGACCGTATTGCTGGTACTTGCGCTAGGAACTGTTTTGGTGCTTTCCGGTTGTGGGGGATCAGGTGAAGGAGCAAAACCAGAAGCAGGACAACCTCCAGGTGGAGCGGGAGAAGGCGCGCAGGACACGTTGATTTATGGGCGTGGCGGGGATTCCGTGGCGCTAGATCCTGCCATTGTGACTGAAAGTGAGTCGTTAAAAATCGGAATGCAGGTGTTTGATACACTACTGGAATACAAGGAAAGTACCACGGAGATTCAGCCAGGGCTCGCAGAGAGCTGGGAAGTATCACCGGACGGACTTGTCTATACGTTCAAGCTGCGTCAGGGCGTAAAATTCCATGACGGAAGTGACTTTAACGCAGAAGCGGTTGTGTTTAACTTTGACCGCTGGGTTGATCCGAAAAGTCCATACAAATTTGAGGGTGACTCGTTTGACTATTATGATTCTATGTTCGGGCCCGATGGAAGTAGAGTGATTAAGGAGGTTAAAGCGGTGGATGCGAATACCGTTCAGTTTACACTGAACAAGCCGCAGGCTCCTTTTTTACAAAATATCGCTATGCCATCCTTTAGTATTGCAAGTCCCAAGGCTATTAAGGAGAAAAAGGCTGATTTTAAGAGTAATCCGGTCGGCACAGGGCCGTTTGTATTTAAGGAATGGAAACGAAACGATACGATCACATTAGAAAAGAATCCAACTTATTGGAAAGAAGGACAGCCAAAGCTGGCTAAGGTCATCGTTCGTTCTATCCCAGACAACACTGCGCGATTTAATGCTCTGCAAAACGGAGAAATTGACCTGATGGAAGATTTGAATCCAGATGATGCGAAGCAGTTGGAAGGTAACAGCGAGTTGGTAAAAATCGAACGTCCCTCCTTTAATGTGGCATACATTGGATTTAATTTAAAGAAAAAGACATTTAATAATCCCAAGGTGCGGCAGGCGCTGAATCACGCAGTGAACAAACAGGCCATTATTGATGCATTGTTTGCGGGGGAGGCCAAGCCTGCGGTCAATCCGATGCCACCTACGTTATGGGGATACGACGAAAGCATTCAGGACTACACTTATGATCTGAAAAAGGCTAAATTTTTGCTAGCGGAAGCGGGTTTCCCTAACGGACTTCCAGAGCCGCTAACCTTCTATGCAATGCCTGTATCTCGTCCATACATGCCTGACGGCAAAAAGGTAGCAGAGGCCATTCAAGCTGATTTTGAAAAAATAGGAGTCAAAGTCAACATCCAATCTCCAGAATGGGCTACGTATCTGGATGATCTTAAAGCTGGAGAGAAGGATGATCTGTACATGTTGGGATGGAATGGGGACAATGGCGACCCGGATAATTTCCTTTACACATTGCTGGACAAGGATACGATCCCAGGCAATAACCGCAGTTTTTATGTGAATGAGGAACTTCACAAAATACTGGTGAAGGCGCAGGTTGAGGTTGATCAAGATAAGCGTGCGGAATTGTATAAACAAGCACAAGTCATTATTAAACAGGATGCACCTTGGATTCCCTTGGTTCATAGCACACCGTTGATGGCAGGCAAAGCCAATCTTAAGGGTTTTGTACCTTCTCCGGCAGGTATTGAAGCGTACAGTAATATTTATTTTGAATAG
- a CDS encoding GNAT family N-acetyltransferase: protein MTKQNEQITIAPVPQEELAIFKGELQEAFMKGLQDSFQEAEDPTEMGPIPSDEDFEHSLTAKDSVVRQIVLNGERIGGIVLKINPDTQRNEVDFLYTKANAHGKGLGTKAWEAIEAAFPKTKVWELHTPYFEKRNIHFYVNKCGFKIVEFYHRGNPGPSIEGEEPESDADYEFFRFEKVMTKESSEA from the coding sequence ATGACAAAACAAAATGAACAAATTACGATAGCCCCTGTACCGCAGGAAGAGCTAGCAATATTTAAGGGAGAATTACAAGAGGCATTTATGAAAGGGTTACAAGATAGTTTTCAAGAAGCAGAGGATCCAACAGAAATGGGACCAATCCCATCCGATGAGGATTTCGAGCATTCACTTACTGCAAAAGATTCAGTTGTGCGTCAAATTGTACTAAATGGCGAAAGAATCGGTGGCATCGTATTAAAAATTAATCCCGATACACAGCGAAACGAAGTGGACTTCTTGTATACAAAGGCTAATGCACACGGCAAAGGTCTTGGTACAAAGGCATGGGAAGCGATAGAAGCAGCGTTCCCAAAGACGAAGGTTTGGGAGTTACATACACCGTATTTTGAAAAGCGGAACATCCATTTTTATGTGAATAAATGTGGCTTTAAAATTGTGGAGTTTTATCACCGAGGCAATCCAGGACCGAGTATTGAAGGAGAAGAGCCTGAATCTGATGCAGATTATGAGTTTTTCCGTTTTGAAAAGGTCATGACAAAAGAAAGCAGTGAAGCGTAA
- a CDS encoding ABC transporter ATP-binding protein encodes MQGKVSQLWALMNRSQMAKGQLVFLFFISLVEVAAGLAVPLLTMKLINQISDAGFAITSLLPVIAILIVQAMLSAIAFYLMRRLGEKVVANLRTEVWEHMLHLRLSYYDAHESGETMSRITQDTNVVKEFVTEQLVSFVSGLFAILGAVVVLLWIDWKMTLLLLIAVPLTIFVTYPLGEKMYAISVENQDELAGFGGRLGRILSNIRLVKASQTEQQELTGGKRQIQQLYKYGLKEAKIVAILSPLMTLLMMVVLIAIFGYGGSQVATGAITSGELVAIMIYLVQIIMPFTQMATFFTNLQKTLGATDRIVEALNVKREVQDGKPVSATPLPIHFQNVSFKYNEKYVLNDMTFTLEPNETTAFVSRSGGGKTTMFSLIERFYDVTSGAILYGNENIEQFNLTEWRGLFGYVSQNAPLLNGTIRDNVMYGTNGASEQEVLAALKAAYAYDFVMQLDKRLDTEVGEGGIKLSGGQKQRIAIARAILRNPRILLLDEATSNLDNESEREVQLALQALTKNRMTIIIAHRLSTITSADQILVFEEGRLSGQGTHEALQKTHPYYQQLWHNGRLTED; translated from the coding sequence ATGCAAGGAAAGGTCTCACAGCTTTGGGCATTGATGAATCGCAGTCAAATGGCGAAGGGGCAATTAGTCTTTTTATTTTTCATTAGTTTAGTGGAGGTTGCAGCTGGGCTTGCTGTCCCCCTGTTAACGATGAAGCTCATTAATCAAATTTCAGATGCGGGTTTTGCCATAACATCACTCTTGCCAGTCATTGCGATTTTAATTGTGCAAGCGATGTTAAGTGCCATTGCGTTTTATCTGATGCGCCGTTTAGGTGAAAAGGTTGTCGCGAATTTAAGGACAGAAGTATGGGAACATATGCTACATTTACGTTTATCGTATTATGATGCGCATGAATCAGGCGAAACGATGAGCCGCATTACGCAGGATACAAATGTCGTGAAGGAGTTTGTGACCGAGCAGCTCGTGTCCTTTGTGTCAGGACTATTTGCGATCCTCGGTGCCGTTGTTGTTTTACTATGGATTGACTGGAAAATGACATTGCTACTCCTGATTGCTGTGCCACTAACAATTTTTGTGACGTATCCATTAGGCGAAAAAATGTATGCCATCTCAGTAGAAAATCAGGATGAGCTAGCAGGCTTTGGCGGACGATTAGGACGTATTTTATCGAATATTCGTCTTGTGAAAGCGTCGCAAACGGAGCAGCAGGAGCTAACAGGCGGTAAAAGGCAAATTCAGCAGCTGTACAAGTACGGTTTAAAGGAAGCGAAGATTGTTGCGATTCTTTCGCCACTGATGACGCTACTCATGATGGTCGTATTGATTGCGATTTTCGGCTATGGCGGCTCACAGGTAGCAACAGGAGCAATCACTTCAGGCGAGCTTGTTGCCATTATGATTTATTTAGTGCAAATTATTATGCCATTTACACAAATGGCGACGTTCTTTACCAATTTACAAAAAACACTTGGTGCGACAGATCGTATTGTTGAAGCACTCAATGTGAAGCGTGAAGTACAAGACGGGAAACCAGTATCTGCTACACCACTACCTATCCACTTCCAAAACGTATCGTTTAAATATAATGAAAAGTATGTATTAAATGACATGACATTTACGTTAGAACCGAATGAAACGACCGCCTTTGTCAGCCGAAGTGGTGGTGGGAAAACGACGATGTTCTCCCTTATTGAACGATTTTATGACGTGACATCAGGTGCGATACTGTATGGTAACGAAAACATTGAGCAATTTAACTTAACAGAGTGGCGTGGGCTGTTTGGCTATGTAAGTCAAAATGCACCGTTATTAAATGGAACGATTCGTGACAACGTCATGTACGGGACGAATGGAGCAAGCGAACAAGAGGTACTTGCCGCATTAAAAGCAGCCTATGCCTATGATTTTGTCATGCAGCTGGACAAACGCCTCGATACAGAGGTTGGTGAAGGAGGTATTAAGCTTTCAGGTGGTCAAAAACAGCGTATTGCGATTGCTCGTGCGATTTTACGAAATCCGAGAATCTTATTACTTGATGAGGCGACATCGAACTTAGATAACGAATCAGAGCGTGAAGTGCAGCTTGCCCTTCAAGCGTTAACGAAAAACCGGATGACGATCATCATCGCCCATCGATTATCCACGATTACAAGTGCAGACCAAATCCTTGTCTTTGAAGAAGGACGCCTGTCAGGTCAAGGCACACATGAAGCATTACAAAAAACACATCCGTATTATCAACAACTTTGGCATAATGGTCGTTTGACTGAAGATTAG
- a CDS encoding DUF2634 domain-containing protein, translated as MDVANLFPETDDMIWTDTDVTDPDVLEDNRAVFGRSWRFDFEAGEFVMSPSRKIVTTGEKEAWVQWCEKAIRTPRYRHVIYSPDYGSELEELIGSSYGHAVQESEIKRMVTEALLADARTASVDQFTFRWEGEACYFSCQITNVRDETEIVESVVI; from the coding sequence ATGGACGTGGCTAATTTGTTTCCAGAAACAGACGATATGATTTGGACAGACACAGATGTGACCGATCCAGATGTGCTGGAGGATAATCGTGCGGTATTTGGGCGAAGCTGGAGGTTTGATTTTGAAGCCGGCGAGTTTGTTATGAGCCCTAGCCGTAAAATCGTGACTACAGGCGAGAAAGAAGCCTGGGTACAGTGGTGTGAAAAAGCGATTCGCACTCCTCGCTACCGTCATGTGATCTATTCACCTGACTATGGAAGTGAGCTGGAGGAGCTGATTGGCAGCAGCTATGGGCACGCTGTGCAGGAAAGTGAAATTAAACGCATGGTCACAGAGGCGTTGCTAGCAGATGCACGTACGGCTAGTGTGGATCAATTCACGTTTCGCTGGGAAGGCGAGGCATGCTATTTTAGCTGCCAGATTACGAACGTGCGGGATGAAACGGAAATTGTGGAAAGTGTGGTGATCTAA